A genomic region of Fodinisporobacter ferrooxydans contains the following coding sequences:
- a CDS encoding glycosyltransferase family 2 protein, which yields MLIPTYNRPHYLELAVQSVLMQTYKKIEIIITDNSTNLESQARLAPYLEKHPQIKYVKNERDLGYVENCQRGFALASGDYINYLMDDDLFCREKIEKMLSFYLQHADITLVTSYRQLMDEAGNPLAPIAATRKLFEETAMLDGKVLGNFVLSNCLNVIGEPTTVLFRRKDLERFGAYKGKSYKMLIDVASWMSLLSKGNAVYISETLSQFRLHSNQSQKSISTSVSAIQEWLDLIRDARAEGFLDHDTAYKTALNQYLTHCSQIIQQAIHSNDCSILKTNRVGEILGSCIAEIVG from the coding sequence GTGTTAATACCAACATATAACAGACCGCACTATTTGGAACTTGCAGTACAAAGCGTTCTTATGCAAACGTACAAAAAGATTGAAATCATTATTACCGACAATAGCACGAATCTTGAGTCACAGGCAAGACTTGCCCCATACTTGGAAAAACACCCGCAAATCAAGTATGTCAAAAATGAGCGGGATCTCGGTTACGTGGAGAACTGTCAGCGGGGGTTTGCATTAGCATCCGGAGACTACATCAATTATCTTATGGACGATGATCTCTTTTGCAGAGAAAAAATAGAAAAAATGCTGTCATTTTATTTGCAGCATGCTGATATCACACTTGTAACATCGTATCGACAATTGATGGACGAAGCCGGAAATCCGCTTGCGCCAATCGCTGCAACCAGGAAATTATTTGAAGAAACGGCAATGCTGGATGGAAAGGTGTTAGGGAACTTCGTACTTTCGAACTGTCTGAATGTGATTGGCGAACCGACAACAGTACTGTTTAGAAGAAAAGACCTCGAAAGGTTTGGAGCTTACAAAGGAAAATCATACAAAATGCTGATCGATGTCGCTTCCTGGATGTCCCTCTTATCGAAAGGCAATGCCGTTTATATTTCGGAAACCTTAAGCCAATTCAGACTTCATTCGAATCAAAGTCAAAAGTCAATTTCCACGAGTGTATCCGCGATCCAGGAATGGCTGGATCTAATCAGAGATGCCAGAGCTGAAGGTTTTCTGGATCATGATACAGCATATAAAACGGCCCTCAATCAATATTTGACACATTGCAGCCAAATCATCCAACAGGCGATTCATTCCAATGACTGCAGCATTTTAAAAACAAACCGGGTCGGCGAAATTCTAGGCAGTTGTATTGCCGAGATTGTCGGGTGA
- the rfbH gene encoding lipopolysaccharide biosynthesis protein RfbH has product MNRTAMEIRQKILELARQYYRENWPKRSFRPGTDHIPVSGKVFDDDEVAHLVEASLDFWLTTGRYADEFEKEFARFMGRRYAILTNSGSSANLLALSALTSEQLGKRRLLPGDEVITVAAGFPTTVNPILQNQLVPVFLDVKIPTYNIDTSVLETAVGERTKAIMLAHTLGNPFHLDEVKRVAEKYHLWLIEDTCDAVGAKYRGQMAGTFGDLATVSFYPAHHITMGEGGAVLTSHPLLKRIVESFRDWGRDCWCEPGKDNTCGKRFGWQLGDLPYGYDHKYTYSHIGYNLKLTDMQAAVGVAQLKKLPAFVTKRRENYMFLRKALIQLEDVLILPEDTPDSEPSYFGFPVTLREAAPISRNQLVQRLDQHKIGTRLLFGGNLLRQPAYKNIPHRVVGELSNTDRIMNQTFWIGIYPGLTRDMLQYMAGILYQIFGREGRL; this is encoded by the coding sequence ATGAACAGAACCGCAATGGAGATTCGGCAAAAAATTCTGGAACTTGCACGTCAATATTATCGCGAAAACTGGCCAAAACGTTCCTTTCGTCCTGGAACAGACCACATTCCTGTAAGCGGGAAAGTGTTTGATGATGATGAGGTGGCCCACCTTGTAGAAGCATCTCTTGATTTTTGGCTGACGACCGGACGGTATGCGGATGAATTTGAAAAAGAGTTTGCACGTTTTATGGGCAGACGTTACGCGATTTTGACCAATTCCGGATCCAGCGCCAATTTACTTGCCCTTAGCGCCCTTACATCTGAACAATTAGGAAAACGAAGATTGCTGCCGGGTGATGAGGTGATTACGGTCGCAGCGGGATTTCCGACTACAGTAAACCCGATTCTGCAAAATCAACTGGTTCCCGTTTTTTTGGATGTCAAGATCCCAACTTACAACATTGACACAAGTGTATTGGAAACGGCGGTTGGCGAGCGCACAAAGGCGATCATGCTCGCTCACACGCTGGGCAATCCTTTTCATCTGGATGAAGTAAAACGCGTCGCGGAGAAATACCATTTATGGTTGATCGAAGACACGTGTGATGCTGTCGGCGCCAAATACCGTGGACAAATGGCCGGTACCTTTGGCGATCTGGCCACCGTGAGTTTTTATCCCGCACATCATATCACAATGGGTGAAGGAGGAGCCGTACTTACTTCCCATCCGCTCTTGAAACGGATCGTAGAGTCTTTCCGCGATTGGGGACGTGATTGCTGGTGCGAACCCGGCAAAGATAATACATGCGGAAAACGATTCGGCTGGCAGTTGGGTGATTTGCCGTATGGATATGACCACAAATATACGTATAGCCATATTGGCTATAATCTCAAATTGACGGATATGCAAGCGGCGGTAGGAGTGGCTCAACTCAAGAAACTTCCTGCATTTGTTACAAAGCGTCGGGAAAATTACATGTTTTTGCGTAAGGCGCTGATTCAACTGGAAGATGTCTTGATCTTGCCGGAAGATACGCCCGATAGTGAACCGAGTTACTTCGGATTTCCAGTTACTTTGCGCGAAGCTGCTCCAATTTCCCGAAATCAGCTTGTACAACGATTGGATCAGCATAAAATCGGAACGCGCCTTCTTTTCGGAGGAAATCTTTTGCGTCAACCTGCCTACAAAAATATTCCGCACCGCGTTGTGGGCGAACTGTCCAATACAGACCGGATCATGAATCAGACGTTTTGGATCGGCATCTATCCCGGTTTGACGCGCGACATGCTTCAGTATATGGCCGGTATTCTATATCAGATTTTTGGGAGAGAGGGTCGCTTATGA
- the rfbF gene encoding glucose-1-phosphate cytidylyltransferase, with the protein MKVVILAGGFGTRISEESHLKPKPMIEIGENPILWHIMKIYSHYGFHDFIICLGYKGNVIKEYFSNYYLHAADVTFNFQKPDKRMIHHYSAEPWSVTLADTGKETMTGGRVKQIRKYVGNEPFMLTYGDGVADVNILELAEYHRSHGKLATITAAQPPGRFGALRITEDSRVEKFEEKVKGDGGWVNAGFFVFQPEIFDYIEGSGTILEKEPLENLANHGQLIAYKHSGFWQPMDTLRDKIYLEELWKTGKAPWKKWEEKMIHE; encoded by the coding sequence ATGAAAGTGGTAATCCTCGCCGGTGGATTTGGAACAAGAATCAGTGAAGAATCCCACCTGAAGCCAAAGCCAATGATCGAAATCGGTGAAAACCCTATTTTGTGGCATATTATGAAGATCTATTCTCATTATGGATTCCATGATTTCATCATTTGTTTGGGATATAAAGGAAATGTTATTAAGGAATATTTTTCAAATTATTACCTGCATGCAGCAGATGTTACCTTCAATTTTCAAAAACCGGATAAAAGAATGATCCATCACTATTCGGCCGAACCTTGGAGTGTTACATTGGCAGATACCGGGAAAGAGACCATGACAGGCGGCCGTGTGAAACAGATTCGAAAGTATGTAGGAAATGAGCCGTTTATGCTTACTTATGGAGATGGAGTAGCGGATGTCAATATACTAGAATTGGCCGAATACCATCGCTCTCACGGGAAACTTGCCACAATCACGGCTGCACAACCGCCCGGACGCTTTGGAGCGTTGCGTATAACTGAAGATAGCAGGGTGGAGAAATTTGAGGAAAAGGTAAAAGGTGACGGCGGGTGGGTAAATGCTGGGTTCTTCGTATTCCAGCCGGAGATTTTTGACTATATCGAGGGAAGCGGCACAATTTTAGAAAAAGAGCCTTTGGAAAACCTTGCGAATCACGGACAACTGATTGCCTATAAACATTCCGGCTTTTGGCAGCCCATGGATACACTGCGCGACAAAATATACCTGGAAGAATTGTGGAAAACAGGAAAAGCGCCTTGGAAAAAATGGGAGGAAAAAATGATTCACGAGTAA
- the rfbG gene encoding CDP-glucose 4,6-dehydratase gives MLDVDFWKNKNVLVTGHTGFKGSWLCLWLHALGAKVTGYALSPPSRPNVFQLCEIGDLVTSVIDDIRNKQRLQAIVSEKSPEIIIHLAAQPLVQESYHDPAETYEINAMGTVYLFEAIRHSAREGKGAKAVVNVTSDKCYKDQEWIWGYRENDPLGGFDPYSNSKACSELITASYRNSFFHHDDFAVHGVALASARAGNVIGGGDFAALRLVPDCMRSLLKHEPITIRNPAAVRPWQHVLEPLGGYLMLAQKLYECGTQFAEEWNFGPNDNDARTVEWVVGKICEKWGSDAIYEIDQNQHPHETHYLTLDCSKAKTKLGWHPVWNLEQAIDKVIEWTRAYRENHNIRHVCLKQMEDYMNCFDQ, from the coding sequence ATGTTGGACGTTGATTTCTGGAAAAATAAAAATGTATTGGTTACAGGCCACACAGGGTTCAAGGGTTCGTGGTTGTGTTTATGGCTCCATGCTTTAGGTGCGAAAGTCACAGGTTATGCGCTATCTCCACCATCCCGCCCAAATGTATTCCAGTTATGTGAAATTGGCGATCTCGTCACTTCTGTGATTGACGATATAAGAAATAAACAGAGATTGCAAGCAATCGTATCGGAAAAGAGTCCGGAAATTATCATTCATCTGGCAGCACAGCCACTCGTCCAGGAATCCTATCACGATCCCGCAGAAACATACGAAATTAATGCCATGGGCACAGTGTATTTGTTTGAGGCAATCAGACATTCAGCAAGGGAAGGAAAAGGTGCAAAAGCGGTAGTGAATGTCACAAGCGACAAATGCTACAAAGACCAAGAGTGGATTTGGGGTTACCGGGAAAATGACCCGCTCGGTGGATTTGATCCGTATTCGAACAGCAAAGCCTGTTCAGAGTTGATAACCGCTTCCTATCGAAACTCTTTCTTTCACCACGATGATTTTGCCGTACATGGCGTGGCGCTTGCTTCTGCCAGAGCGGGAAATGTGATCGGCGGCGGGGACTTTGCCGCATTGCGTTTGGTTCCGGATTGCATGCGTTCGCTCTTAAAGCACGAACCCATTACGATTCGAAATCCTGCAGCTGTAAGGCCCTGGCAACATGTGCTTGAGCCGCTTGGCGGGTACCTGATGCTGGCGCAAAAGTTATATGAGTGCGGCACCCAATTTGCGGAAGAATGGAATTTTGGGCCAAATGACAATGATGCCAGAACGGTTGAATGGGTAGTCGGGAAAATATGCGAAAAATGGGGTTCTGATGCGATCTATGAAATCGACCAGAATCAGCATCCGCATGAGACACATTACTTGACATTGGATTGTTCAAAGGCAAAAACGAAATTGGGTTGGCACCCTGTATGGAATCTGGAGCAAGCCATCGATAAAGTGATCGAGTGGACACGAGCATATCGTGAAAATCACAATATCAGACATGTATGTTTAAAACAAATGGAGGATTACATGAACTGTTTTGACCAATAG
- the rfbC gene encoding dTDP-4-dehydrorhamnose 3,5-epimerase, protein MQLHKTRIPGCFTIQPLLFKDERGVFVKTFRSDVFAENHLETHFPEQYYSISRQGVLRGLHFQIPPREHTKLVYCVSGKVMDVIVDLRRGSPAFGNFEVFELSAEEGNMIYIPPGLAHGFYVTSERAILVYNVSSLYSPEHDCGIHWRSIDLPWPNQNPILSERDGAFPHVSNFSSPFSFEGGEKGK, encoded by the coding sequence ATGCAATTGCATAAAACCCGAATTCCCGGCTGTTTTACAATACAACCGTTGCTGTTTAAAGATGAACGAGGCGTCTTCGTCAAAACATTTCGTTCCGATGTTTTTGCGGAAAATCATTTGGAAACCCATTTTCCGGAGCAATATTATTCAATTTCCCGGCAAGGAGTTTTGCGAGGATTGCATTTTCAGATTCCTCCCAGAGAGCATACAAAGCTCGTGTATTGTGTATCCGGCAAAGTCATGGATGTCATCGTGGATCTGCGAAGGGGTTCACCAGCGTTTGGAAATTTTGAGGTGTTTGAGTTATCTGCAGAAGAAGGCAATATGATTTATATCCCTCCAGGATTGGCACACGGTTTTTATGTAACAAGCGAGCGCGCGATTTTAGTCTACAACGTTTCCTCTTTGTACTCTCCGGAACACGATTGCGGGATTCATTGGCGTTCGATCGATTTGCCATGGCCGAATCAAAACCCTATTCTTTCGGAAAGAGATGGCGCCTTTCCACATGTATCGAATTTTTCCAGTCCATTTTCATTCGAGGGTGGTGAAAAAGGAAAATGA
- a CDS encoding NAD-dependent epimerase/dehydratase family protein, giving the protein MMPPTAIVTGGTGFVGSYLVRRLVADGWNVHSIVRPESKLLLLQDILDRITLHVHDGSTNHMLQILKMAKPAVVFHLASLFLAQHEPKDIEPMMQSNLMFGTQLVEAMVANGVSRLINTGTSWQHYENKEYSPVCLYAATKQAFQNILQFYTEATPLKVITLKLFDTYGAGDPRPKLFSVLRKHSKQLEPLSMSPGEQFMDLVYIDDVVTAFILAARRIQNEDGKANEEFAVSSGHRIQLKHLVETYRRVVGKPLQIQWGVRPYRFREVMAPWNTGQRLPGWEPMMQLEEGIRRMEGME; this is encoded by the coding sequence ATGATGCCGCCGACAGCGATCGTTACAGGTGGGACCGGCTTTGTCGGGTCATATTTGGTGAGGCGTTTGGTTGCTGACGGGTGGAATGTACATAGCATCGTCCGCCCGGAGTCAAAACTTTTGCTTTTGCAAGACATATTGGATCGTATAACTCTGCACGTTCACGACGGCTCGACAAATCACATGCTTCAAATTTTAAAAATGGCGAAACCTGCGGTTGTTTTTCATTTGGCATCCTTATTTCTTGCTCAACACGAGCCAAAGGATATTGAACCGATGATGCAAAGCAATCTTATGTTTGGCACGCAACTTGTTGAAGCCATGGTCGCAAATGGTGTGTCCCGGTTGATTAATACCGGAACCTCGTGGCAACATTACGAAAATAAAGAGTATAGTCCGGTTTGTCTCTATGCTGCAACAAAGCAGGCGTTTCAAAACATTTTACAATTCTATACAGAAGCGACTCCTTTAAAAGTCATTACGTTAAAATTGTTTGATACGTATGGTGCTGGGGATCCGAGACCCAAATTGTTTTCCGTCTTGCGAAAACATTCCAAGCAACTTGAACCATTGTCCATGTCGCCTGGGGAACAGTTCATGGATCTTGTCTATATTGATGATGTCGTGACAGCTTTTATTTTAGCTGCCCGGCGTATACAAAATGAGGATGGCAAAGCAAATGAAGAGTTTGCGGTGTCTTCCGGCCATAGGATTCAGTTAAAGCATTTGGTCGAAACGTATCGTCGTGTCGTGGGAAAACCATTGCAAATCCAATGGGGTGTACGTCCTTACCGCTTTCGTGAGGTTATGGCGCCTTGGAATACAGGGCAGCGGTTGCCCGGCTGGGAACCAATGATGCAACTGGAAGAGGGCATTCGAAGAATGGAAGGAATGGAATAA
- a CDS encoding glycine--tRNA ligase — MSSTTDQTVTMDQVVALAKHRGFIFPGSEIYGGLANTWDYGPLGVELKNNVKKAWWKKFIQESPYNVGLDAAILMNPQTWVASGHVGNFNDPMIDCKQCKARHRADKLIENALSQKDIEMIVDGLSFAQMQDLITEHDIACPDCGAKDFTDIRQFNLMFKTFQGVTESSANQIYLRPETAQGIFVNYKNVQRTMRKKLPFGIGQIGKSFRNEITPGNFTFRTREFEQMELEFFCQPGEDLKWFAYWREFCHQWLLRLGMTTDNLRLRDHSKDELSHYSNATTDIEYRFPFGWGELWGVADRTDFDLKRHMEHSGEDFHYLDPDTNEKYVPYCIEPSLGADRVTLAFLIDAYAEEHLGEGDTRTVMRFHPALAPIKAAILPLSKKLSDGARNIFEDLAKDFYCDFDETGSIGKRYRRQDEIGTPFCITYDFDSQTDGQVTVRERDSMQQVRMPIAELKAYISEKIQF, encoded by the coding sequence ATGAGCAGTACAACCGATCAAACCGTAACAATGGATCAAGTCGTCGCATTGGCAAAGCATCGCGGCTTTATTTTCCCGGGATCAGAAATTTACGGCGGACTTGCCAATACTTGGGATTACGGCCCGTTAGGCGTCGAACTGAAAAACAATGTGAAAAAAGCCTGGTGGAAAAAGTTTATTCAAGAGTCCCCGTACAATGTCGGTCTTGACGCCGCCATCTTGATGAACCCGCAGACATGGGTGGCATCCGGCCATGTCGGCAATTTTAACGATCCGATGATCGACTGCAAACAGTGCAAGGCGCGCCATCGCGCCGACAAGCTGATCGAAAACGCCCTCTCGCAAAAGGACATCGAAATGATCGTCGACGGATTATCTTTTGCACAAATGCAGGATCTGATCACAGAACACGATATTGCGTGTCCCGATTGCGGCGCAAAAGATTTTACGGATATTCGCCAATTTAATTTGATGTTCAAAACGTTTCAAGGTGTCACGGAATCTTCCGCGAACCAAATTTATCTGCGCCCGGAAACAGCCCAAGGGATTTTTGTCAATTACAAAAATGTCCAGCGTACCATGCGCAAGAAGCTTCCTTTCGGCATTGGACAAATCGGAAAAAGTTTCCGCAATGAGATCACGCCAGGCAACTTCACATTCCGTACGCGGGAATTTGAACAAATGGAACTGGAATTCTTCTGTCAACCGGGAGAAGACTTGAAATGGTTTGCATACTGGCGGGAATTTTGTCATCAATGGCTGCTTCGTCTCGGGATGACAACAGACAACCTGCGCCTTAGGGATCATTCCAAAGATGAATTGTCCCATTACAGCAATGCGACCACAGATATCGAATACCGCTTCCCATTCGGCTGGGGCGAGCTTTGGGGCGTTGCCGACCGCACCGACTTCGATCTCAAACGGCATATGGAACATTCCGGTGAAGATTTCCATTATCTCGACCCGGATACAAATGAAAAATATGTGCCCTATTGTATCGAACCATCACTCGGTGCGGATCGCGTGACACTCGCATTCCTGATCGATGCATATGCGGAGGAACACCTTGGCGAAGGAGATACGCGCACAGTCATGCGTTTCCATCCTGCCTTGGCGCCGATTAAAGCGGCCATACTCCCATTATCCAAAAAACTGTCGGACGGCGCCCGCAACATTTTCGAAGATTTGGCCAAAGATTTTTATTGCGACTTCGATGAGACAGGTTCGATCGGGAAACGCTATCGCCGCCAGGATGAAATCGGCACGCCATTCTGCATTACCTATGACTTTGACTCGCAGACAGACGGTCAAGTCACCGTCAGAGAGCGGGACTCCATGCAGCAAGTGCGCATGCCGATTGCCGAATTAAAAGCGTATATTTCCGAAAAGATTCAATTTTAA
- a CDS encoding FMN-binding glutamate synthase family protein, with amino-acid sequence MILFARPLIQWILGRWIRRLMSDRYPENIWEMVTAMTRTSPQMVVENSLRAQSGNIIERPFGSPRKFLNFDGLIFSPAQLATLPAQENAPVDVKITIGPKSRKPLALDIPILAGAMGYGIGVTEKVRLAVAKGTAAVGTATNSGEGGFLPEDRANAKYYILQYNSAAWNKDPAILKQADAIEIHIGQGASAGSASFIPPEYMQGKAREILQVPDGETVVIPSRHKEIQSVQDLQTLVANLRQITGGVPIGVKICASAKLEADLEAAIQAAVDFISIDGGQAGTKGGPPILEDDFGLPTIFALSRAVAYFKKRDVKGQISVLIGGGFNNPGECLKALALGADGIFMGTAVLWAMTHDQVTKTIPWEPPTELVFYPGSRTEQFDADAAADHLKNFFHSFVEEIKVGIRALGKTSLQEVSRDDLTALDEWTSRVTKIPCAYEPFSLPDQNDQQMVHVSDEERLSNPDHDSGQILHAESQKSESRPKETVKITMKKRWSALFR; translated from the coding sequence ATGATTCTTTTTGCAAGACCCTTGATTCAATGGATATTGGGACGATGGATCCGGCGTTTGATGTCAGATCGCTATCCGGAAAATATTTGGGAAATGGTAACGGCTATGACGAGAACATCTCCCCAAATGGTTGTGGAAAACAGTTTGCGGGCACAATCCGGAAACATTATCGAAAGGCCGTTTGGCAGTCCGCGCAAGTTTCTTAATTTTGACGGTCTTATTTTCTCGCCGGCACAACTTGCTACATTGCCGGCACAGGAAAACGCGCCGGTGGATGTCAAAATTACCATCGGACCAAAATCAAGAAAACCGTTGGCGTTAGATATCCCGATCCTGGCAGGGGCGATGGGATATGGCATCGGTGTCACGGAAAAAGTCCGGTTGGCCGTCGCGAAAGGAACTGCTGCTGTCGGAACGGCGACAAATTCCGGAGAGGGAGGGTTTCTGCCGGAAGACCGGGCAAATGCAAAGTACTATATTCTTCAGTACAACTCGGCTGCCTGGAATAAAGACCCAGCGATCCTGAAACAGGCGGATGCGATTGAAATCCATATCGGACAAGGAGCAAGCGCCGGTTCTGCCAGCTTCATTCCGCCGGAATATATGCAAGGCAAAGCCCGCGAGATTTTGCAGGTTCCGGATGGTGAAACAGTTGTCATTCCTTCCCGCCATAAGGAAATCCAAAGTGTTCAAGATTTGCAAACACTCGTTGCAAATCTGCGCCAAATCACCGGCGGCGTACCGATTGGCGTCAAAATTTGCGCCAGCGCAAAGCTGGAAGCCGATTTGGAAGCCGCCATTCAGGCTGCTGTCGATTTTATCAGCATTGATGGAGGACAAGCAGGAACAAAAGGGGGTCCGCCCATTTTGGAAGATGATTTTGGACTTCCCACCATCTTTGCTTTATCCCGGGCTGTTGCATATTTCAAAAAACGAGACGTGAAAGGACAAATCAGTGTATTGATCGGCGGCGGATTTAATAATCCCGGAGAATGTCTCAAAGCGCTTGCTTTAGGTGCGGACGGAATTTTTATGGGAACAGCAGTCCTGTGGGCGATGACACATGATCAAGTCACAAAAACAATTCCTTGGGAGCCCCCAACCGAATTGGTATTTTATCCGGGTTCCCGCACGGAACAATTTGATGCGGATGCTGCAGCCGATCACTTGAAAAACTTTTTCCATTCGTTTGTCGAAGAAATAAAAGTAGGCATTCGGGCATTGGGGAAAACGTCGTTACAAGAAGTAAGCCGCGACGATTTGACGGCGCTGGATGAATGGACAAGCCGGGTGACCAAGATTCCTTGCGCTTATGAACCCTTTTCATTGCCAGATCAGAACGATCAACAAATGGTTCATGTCTCCGACGAGGAACGGTTGTCAAATCCGGACCATGATTCTGGGCAGATCCTTCATGCGGAAAGTCAAAAATCCGAAAGCCGTCCAAAAGAAACCGTTAAAATAACGATGAAAAAGAGATGGTCCGCCCTTTTTCGTTAG